A portion of the Pagrus major chromosome 8, Pma_NU_1.0 genome contains these proteins:
- the LOC141001167 gene encoding methionine aminopeptidase 2-like: MRHFISQSLIMAELQLQHEVEPQLLNGGDLNEEREDADASESVKKKRRKKKRSKTSAPAGTNEAEGDGEAGGVGDVTKQLEQQTLEDKEREEDGEEDGDEGENSAGKKKKKKKKKKGLKGQTDPPSVPICELYPNGDFPKGEECEYPPSKDGRSAAWRTTSEEKRALDRANEEMWSDFRQAAEAHRQVRSYVRSWIKPGMTMIDICERLEDCSRKLIKEDGLKAGLAFPTGCSINHCAAHYTPNAGDPTVLRYDDICKIDFGTHINGRIIDCAFTVTFNPKFDRLLEAVRDATNTGIKFAGIDVRLCDVGETIQEVMESYEVEIDGKTYQVKPIRNLNGHSIGQYRIHSGKTVPIVKGGEATRMEEGEAYAIETFGSTGRGAVHDDMECSHYMKNFNVGHVPIRLPRAKHLLNVINENFGTLAFCRRWLDRLGESKYLMALKNLCDLGIIDPYPPLCDIKGSYTAQYEHTILLRPTYKEVVSRGDDY; encoded by the exons ATGCGTCACTTCATCTCTCAGTCGCTGATCATGGCGGAGCTACAGCTACAGCACGAAGTGGAGCCGCAACTTCTCAACGGGGGCGACTTGAACGAGGAGAGAGAAGATGCGGACGCCTCGGAGTcagtgaagaaaaagagaagaaagaagaagaggagcaagACCAGCGCACCAG CAGGGACAAATGAGGCTGAGGGGGATGGAGAAGCCGGAGGTGTTGGTGATGTGACTAAACAGTTGGAGCAGCAAACGCTGGAggacaaagagagggaggaggatggagaagaAG ATGGGGATGAGGGAGAGAACTCAGctgggaagaagaagaagaagaagaaaaagaagaaaggat TGAAGGGACAGACTGACCCTCCCTCAGTCCCTATTTGTGAGCTCTATCCCAACGGAGACTTCCCAAAGGGAGAGGAGTGTGAATATCCACCATCGAAAGACGG GCGCAGTGCAGCGTGGCGGACCACCAGCGAAGAGAAGCGGGCGCTGGACAGGGCCAACGAGGAGATGTGGAGCGATTTCAGGCAGGCGGCCGAGGCACATCGGCAGGTCCGCTCGTATGTCAGGAGCTGGATCAAACCAGGGATGACTATGATTGACATCTG TGAGAGGCTTGAGGACTGCTCCAGGAAGCTCATCAAAGAAGATGGGCTAAAGGCAGGCCTGGCCTTCCCCACCGGCTGCTCCATCAACCACTGTGCTGCCCACTACACCCCCAACGCAGGAGACCCCACCGTGCTCCGCTACGACGACATCTGCAAAATTGACTTTGGGACGCACATCAACG GTCGAATAATAGACTGTGCCTTCACCGTCACTTTCAATCCAAAGTTTGACAGGCTGCTGGAGGCTGTGAGAGATGCAACCAACACCGGCATCAAG TTTGCAGGGATTGATGTGCGCCTGTGCGACGTCGGCGAGACCATTCAGGAGGTCATGGAGTCTTACGAAGTGGAGATCGATGGGAAAACATATCAAG TGAAGCCAATCAGGAACCTCAACGGCCACTCCATCGGACAGTACAGAATACACTCAGGGAAGACGGTCCCTATTGTGAAAGGTGGAGAGGCCACAAGGATGGAG GAAGGTGAAGCTTACGCCATCGAGACATTTGGCAGCACAGGAAGAGGTGCAGTCCACGATGACATGGAGTGCTCTCATTACATGAAAAACTTCAACGTTGGACACGTACCAATAAG ACTTCCAAGGGCTAAACATCTGCTGAATGTGATCAATGAGAACTTTGGGACCTTGGCATTCTGCCGCCGCTGGCTGGACCGCCTGGGCGAGAGCAAGTACCTGATGGCGTTGAAGAATCTGTGTGACCTTGGCATCATAGACCCGTACCCACCTCTCTGCGACATCAAGGGCAGCTACACCGCCCAGTATGAGCACACCATCCTACTCAGGCCCACCTACAAGGAGGTAGTGAGCCGGGGTGACGACTACTGA